A window of the Dyadobacter pollutisoli genome harbors these coding sequences:
- a CDS encoding TlpA family protein disulfide reductase codes for MNSRFCSPGNSLPYIFNLLLVYFLLWGSHPLKAQKISQIRPLAIGDTVPDVAINRILHYQTASAKRSDFKGKLLILDFWATWCSPCVSMIPKMDSLQNQFEGKVQFLPVTTQPENTVTAFRAKYEKRHGKRILHPEVVSDSILGKFFYHNSLPHYVWIDRDGVVVAVTGMDQINSDKISSYLRRAKPVLNEKRDEKRIAYDQSRPLLANGNGGDGSNMIYHSVLTRYTPGMQGRFSWNIDPKTGRKITVTNCSRFWLYRIAYAKPGNILDEGSVVIESERASRLTTGLHGQHYLDWLKDDNGFCYELIVPAGFQDKTNAIMQQDLINFFPDYAAAMENRTRKCLALVRMEGQGHLLKPSAGGRAQISIDPFEWKLANASLGSLVDRFNLTQNCPLNLVDQTGHTAAVDLQIEGNISNLPDLNKALARYGLMLTEKQLDRPVLVIRDREPTSK; via the coding sequence ATGAACTCACGTTTTTGCTCCCCAGGCAACTCTTTGCCTTACATTTTCAACTTATTGCTTGTTTATTTCCTGCTTTGGGGCTCACATCCACTCAAAGCCCAGAAGATTTCTCAAATCAGGCCCCTTGCCATCGGAGATACAGTGCCTGATGTCGCAATTAACCGCATACTTCATTACCAGACAGCGTCTGCAAAACGCTCAGATTTCAAAGGTAAACTGCTCATCCTGGACTTTTGGGCTACCTGGTGCAGTCCATGCGTATCGATGATACCCAAAATGGATTCCTTGCAAAACCAGTTCGAAGGAAAAGTGCAGTTTTTGCCTGTCACGACTCAGCCGGAAAACACCGTAACTGCATTTCGCGCCAAATATGAGAAGCGTCATGGTAAACGTATACTGCATCCGGAAGTTGTCTCCGATAGTATTTTGGGCAAATTCTTCTATCATAATTCATTACCGCATTATGTCTGGATTGATCGGGATGGGGTGGTAGTGGCCGTAACTGGGATGGATCAGATCAACTCGGACAAAATCAGCTCCTATTTGCGCCGGGCAAAACCCGTTTTAAATGAAAAAAGGGACGAAAAGCGTATCGCATACGATCAATCCCGTCCGCTGCTGGCCAATGGTAATGGCGGGGATGGCAGCAATATGATTTACCATTCGGTCTTGACCCGTTACACACCTGGCATGCAGGGCAGGTTCTCCTGGAATATCGATCCGAAGACCGGTCGCAAAATCACCGTTACCAATTGCAGCCGGTTTTGGCTTTACCGGATCGCCTATGCCAAACCGGGCAACATACTCGATGAGGGCAGTGTGGTGATCGAATCAGAGCGGGCATCCAGATTGACGACAGGGCTTCATGGCCAGCATTACCTGGACTGGCTTAAAGATGACAATGGTTTTTGCTATGAGCTCATCGTGCCAGCTGGATTTCAGGACAAAACCAATGCCATCATGCAGCAGGATCTGATCAACTTCTTTCCAGATTACGCTGCGGCGATGGAAAACCGCACCAGGAAATGTTTGGCACTGGTCCGCATGGAGGGGCAAGGACATTTATTGAAACCCTCAGCGGGCGGCAGAGCGCAAATCAGCATCGACCCTTTCGAATGGAAGCTTGCCAATGCTTCTCTGGGAAGCCTGGTGGACCGGTTTAACCTGACACAGAACTGTCCGCTGAATCTGGTGGACCAAACGGGTCATACCGCCGCTGTTGACCTTCAAATAGAAGGCAATATTTCAAATTTACCCGATCTCAACAAAGCACTTGCCCGCTACGGGCTGATGCTCACCGAGAAGCAGTTGGACCGGCCCGTTTTGGTGATCCGTGATCGTGAACCGACCAGTAAATAG
- a CDS encoding helix-turn-helix domain-containing protein has translation MDNKDIILQQFANAVLVSAKQRNLSLRKLAAASGLEYSQVQRITKGKVNLALTTIISLCEGLEISPSELFSQFK, from the coding sequence ATGGATAACAAGGACATTATACTTCAACAATTTGCAAATGCGGTTCTAGTCTCTGCAAAGCAAAGAAATCTGAGCCTAAGAAAATTGGCGGCGGCTTCTGGCCTCGAGTACTCTCAAGTGCAAAGAATTACAAAAGGAAAGGTCAATCTAGCCTTGACCACCATCATCTCGCTCTGCGAAGGTCTCGAGATAAGCCCGTCCGAATTGTTCAGTCAGTTCAAATAA
- a CDS encoding TraG family conjugative transposon ATPase → MQKLLSEILPILDIEHDLILSKAGDVTIAFQVQLPEIFTLSEAQYDAFHQTWVKAIKVLQPRTVLQKQDWFVIKPFRAESAASKSFLSTASDAFFKGRPYLDHQCFLMLTRMPDERRLSSSLLSNLIRPSIAPSQTLEQQSLDDFLDSAGQFKRILEDSGFARLDQLDNQALFSQAKKAGLIEKYGFLLTDDQQRILRDVSFQNGIQIGDRNCSLYTLADASDLPSQCSASATYERYSTERTKFSIGFASLLGELLHCNHIYNQYIFTTDTEKTLKRLESKRLRLQSLSLYARENNLALEATNEFLNEAIREQRLPVKAHFNVLAWTEEHSGVKELKSRVSSALAQLDTSAKIESVGAPQIFWAGIPGNAGDFPMNDTFDTFAEQAACFLNLEAPYRSSEGDFGIRLGDRLTGKPVLVDISDEPFERGIIQNRNKFILGPSGSGKSFFTNHMVRSYYESGAHIVLVDVGHSYKGLCDMVSGYYFTYDTDNPIRFNPFYIEEGYALDIEKKESIKTLLVALWKKDDETFTRSEYVALSNALTLFYELAGQRGTFPCFDSFYEFLLTDFTAVLKEDQVKERDFDMGNFLYVLKPYYRGGEFDYLLNARQNIDLLAERFIVFELDHIKEHPVLFPIVTIIIMEVFISKMRKLTGIRKVILVEEAWKAIAREGMAEYIQYIFKTVRKFFGEAIVVTQEVEDIISSPIVKQAIINNSDCKILLDQSKYQNKFDQIQELLGLTDKEKSLVLSVNKANDPLRKYKEVFISLGGVLSKVYRTEVSPEEYLTYTTEQREKMKVAEYAGRLGSIQQAVGLLAEEMRQAKR, encoded by the coding sequence ATGCAGAAGCTACTCAGCGAGATACTTCCGATACTGGATATAGAGCATGATCTGATCCTTTCCAAGGCAGGGGATGTCACCATTGCCTTTCAGGTGCAGCTTCCCGAAATCTTTACGCTTTCCGAGGCCCAGTACGATGCCTTTCACCAGACTTGGGTGAAGGCAATCAAGGTTTTGCAGCCGCGCACGGTTTTGCAAAAACAAGATTGGTTTGTAATCAAACCCTTTCGCGCAGAAAGTGCCGCATCCAAAAGCTTTCTGAGCACGGCAAGCGATGCATTCTTTAAAGGAAGGCCTTATTTGGATCACCAATGTTTTTTAATGCTGACCCGTATGCCCGATGAGCGCAGGCTTTCCTCTTCGCTGCTTTCCAATCTGATCAGGCCTTCGATCGCACCAAGCCAGACGCTCGAGCAGCAGTCACTCGATGACTTCTTAGACAGCGCTGGCCAGTTTAAAAGAATATTGGAAGACAGTGGTTTTGCTCGTCTGGATCAGCTTGACAACCAAGCGCTTTTCAGCCAGGCCAAGAAAGCGGGACTGATCGAGAAATATGGTTTCCTTCTCACAGATGATCAGCAGCGTATCCTACGCGATGTCAGCTTTCAGAACGGGATACAGATCGGAGACCGGAATTGCAGCCTTTACACGCTGGCGGATGCATCCGATCTACCCTCACAATGCAGCGCTTCTGCCACCTATGAGCGCTACTCGACAGAGCGCACCAAGTTTAGCATTGGTTTTGCCAGCCTGTTGGGAGAGCTCTTGCACTGTAACCATATCTACAACCAGTATATTTTTACAACCGACACGGAGAAGACGCTCAAAAGGCTTGAAAGTAAACGACTCAGACTGCAATCCCTATCGCTTTACGCCAGAGAAAACAACCTGGCCTTGGAGGCTACTAACGAGTTTTTAAATGAAGCCATTCGCGAGCAGCGCCTGCCGGTCAAGGCCCATTTCAATGTACTGGCGTGGACTGAGGAGCATTCCGGTGTCAAGGAGCTCAAAAGCCGGGTATCTTCCGCCCTTGCCCAACTGGATACTTCCGCCAAAATCGAATCGGTAGGAGCCCCTCAGATTTTTTGGGCCGGTATTCCGGGAAACGCCGGGGACTTTCCCATGAATGATACCTTTGATACTTTCGCAGAACAGGCGGCTTGCTTTTTGAACTTAGAGGCTCCTTACCGTTCCTCGGAGGGTGACTTTGGAATCCGCTTGGGAGACAGGCTGACGGGTAAACCTGTACTAGTCGATATCTCTGACGAACCCTTCGAGCGCGGGATTATCCAGAACAGAAATAAGTTTATTCTGGGGCCATCGGGGAGCGGCAAAAGCTTTTTTACCAACCACATGGTTCGCAGCTATTATGAATCGGGCGCCCATATCGTGCTTGTTGATGTGGGCCACAGCTACAAAGGCCTCTGTGATATGGTATCGGGTTACTACTTCACTTATGATACAGACAATCCGATCCGCTTTAACCCTTTTTACATCGAGGAGGGTTATGCGCTGGACATTGAAAAGAAGGAAAGTATCAAGACCCTGCTTGTAGCGCTTTGGAAAAAAGATGATGAGACTTTCACACGCTCGGAGTATGTTGCTCTGTCCAATGCGCTGACGTTGTTTTATGAACTGGCCGGTCAGCGGGGCACTTTCCCCTGTTTTGACAGCTTCTACGAGTTTCTGCTTACTGATTTTACGGCTGTGCTCAAAGAGGACCAGGTCAAAGAGCGGGATTTTGATATGGGTAACTTTCTATATGTGCTCAAACCCTACTATCGAGGCGGCGAGTTTGATTACCTTCTTAATGCCCGTCAGAACATCGATCTGTTAGCGGAGCGCTTTATTGTCTTCGAACTAGATCATATCAAAGAGCATCCAGTCCTTTTTCCGATCGTTACCATTATCATCATGGAAGTTTTCATCTCCAAGATGCGCAAGTTGACTGGGATCAGAAAAGTGATTCTCGTTGAAGAGGCTTGGAAGGCTATCGCCCGAGAAGGCATGGCTGAATACATTCAATACATCTTTAAAACGGTTAGAAAGTTTTTTGGAGAAGCCATCGTTGTCACCCAGGAGGTAGAAGATATCATCTCCTCCCCTATCGTCAAACAGGCCATTATCAATAACTCTGATTGCAAAATTCTGCTGGATCAGAGCAAATACCAAAACAAGTTTGATCAGATACAGGAATTGCTCGGCCTGACAGACAAAGAGAAGTCTCTGGTATTGTCGGTCAATAAGGCCAATGATCCTCTTAGAAAATACAAAGAAGTATTCATCAGTCTGGGCGGGGTGCTTTCCAAGGTGTATCGCACCGAGGTGAGTCCGGAGGAGTATTTGACCTATACCACAGAGCAGCGTGAAAAGATGAAAGTCGCAGAATACGCTGGCCGGCTTGGCAGCATCCAACAAGCCGTTGGGCTGCTGGCAGAAGAGATGCGGCAAGCCAAACGATAA
- a CDS encoding DUF4134 domain-containing protein → MKTNRINRRSLLLLAFLLVASSVKVWSQDGAAGIQEADSQVRSYFEPGTNLMYAIGAVLGLVGAVKVFQKWNGGDQDTGKVASAWFGSCIFLVVVATVLQSFFGL, encoded by the coding sequence ATGAAAACAAATCGTATCAATCGCCGATCACTGCTTTTACTGGCATTCCTTCTGGTAGCCAGTTCGGTTAAAGTATGGTCTCAAGATGGGGCGGCCGGGATTCAAGAAGCCGATTCGCAGGTAAGATCCTACTTTGAACCCGGCACCAATTTAATGTATGCGATTGGGGCCGTATTAGGCCTTGTAGGGGCTGTAAAAGTATTTCAAAAATGGAATGGAGGAGACCAGGATACAGGCAAAGTGGCCTCGGCTTGGTTTGGAAGCTGCATTTTCTTGGTGGTCGTAGCCACCGTCCTTCAATCATTCTTTGGCCTGTAA
- a CDS encoding DUF4133 domain-containing protein, protein MQRIIYPINKGINASIVFRGLKGQYILYMAAAIFALMILYALMYVIGINTYVSLLITVVLAGLSTALVYHLSAAYGEHGLTKALARRSIPNVVKATSRAKFMNPKKSI, encoded by the coding sequence ATGCAGCGAATCATCTACCCCATCAACAAGGGCATCAATGCAAGTATTGTCTTTCGGGGCCTGAAAGGTCAGTACATCTTGTATATGGCAGCGGCCATCTTTGCTTTGATGATCCTTTATGCGCTCATGTATGTGATAGGGATCAACACTTACGTGAGCCTTCTGATCACCGTCGTTCTGGCCGGTCTGTCGACGGCGCTGGTGTACCATCTGAGTGCCGCTTACGGTGAGCACGGCCTGACCAAAGCCCTGGCCAGGCGTTCAATACCCAATGTAGTCAAAGCTACCTCGAGGGCAAAGTTTATGAATCCTAAAAAAAGCATCTAA
- a CDS encoding SusC/RagA family TonB-linked outer membrane protein, which yields MKNILYLLFFCALPLTGLSQILIEGRILAADTKTPLAGASVVHKASLQGVSADSAGRFRIRIPASDEPEIIVSFIGYRKKQVPVKGLGWVSVELEADPSQLGEVVISSGYQDISPERAPGSFAHVGNELLSRQVSSDIIGRLADNVAGLVFNRSGMVRPGAQSAISIRGNNTIFGREDPLVVLDNFPYIGDISLINPNDVESITVLKDAAAASIWGAQSSNGVIVITTKKGKFNKPVQVSFNSNVTVGQKPDLSYFPAIATADYIDMEKALFERGYYKTFEDSEEKTALTPVVELLIAQRDGKISQSQLQTQIDGLKNQDLREDVGKYLYRNQLNQQYAINVRGGGITNKYFISAGYDRNMAAAVGNASSRTTVNASNTLSLLGQKLDVTTAIYYAASKNELNALSMQNLNIANGKPLPPYVRLVDQGAKPVFIPHSYRGSFIEDAQQAGLLDWRYNPLQEIQIGDHTASMADYRLNLNATYAVLPALSVQMLYQYNKIDNQQRNRKSIDSWYTRDLINRFTSVGQDGSLQRAVPIGDILDMQQLATTSHSLRAQLNYHQDWQKSGSLTALAGAEVRGLNTEGTGRGYYGFDNEMATSVAVDYLSYFSSYVNPASTLNQIPNYDGITSLTDRYISYYGNAAYTYGGLYTLSASARLDQSNLFGVKANQKGVPLYSAGLSWKLSSEPFYKLRWMPYLNLRATFGYNGNIDKTLSAYTTAMFSAAAAPYGLPYARVVNPPNPQLRWERTKMINLGADLKTKNNRLSASLEYYFKKGIDLIGEAPFAPQTGITTFKGNTANTKGHGFDITITSENVRGALGWQTTLLASYAADQVSKYLIKPVSSAAYLSADVMVPTEGRPLYAMYSYQWAGLDAASGDPQGYLNGEISKDYSALRTSTGIDELIYHGSLRPRLFGALRNTFSFRGLSLSANISYRLGYYIRAPSVSYGSLLQGNGGHSDYYRRWQQPGDELTTHVPSMPPVSSSARDEFYTHSSVLVHRGDHVRLQDINLSYTLSKSHARWMPFQTVQIYLFASNLGIIYKRAKSNLDPDYLSSPPPSKSLAAGLKIDF from the coding sequence ATGAAAAATATTTTGTATTTGCTCTTTTTCTGTGCCTTGCCGTTGACCGGGTTATCGCAGATTCTCATCGAGGGAAGAATTCTTGCGGCTGACACCAAAACACCACTCGCAGGCGCCTCGGTCGTACACAAGGCTAGTCTGCAAGGGGTGAGTGCAGATTCCGCCGGTCGGTTCCGCATTCGCATACCCGCCTCTGACGAACCTGAAATCATCGTTTCCTTTATTGGTTACCGTAAAAAGCAGGTACCTGTGAAGGGGTTGGGCTGGGTTTCTGTCGAGCTGGAAGCGGATCCCAGTCAGCTGGGTGAAGTGGTCATTTCCAGCGGTTATCAGGATATTTCCCCAGAGCGCGCCCCGGGGTCTTTTGCGCACGTGGGCAATGAACTGCTCAGCCGGCAGGTGAGCAGCGATATCATCGGCCGGTTGGCCGACAATGTGGCCGGCCTGGTCTTTAACCGTAGCGGCATGGTGCGCCCAGGTGCCCAAAGTGCGATCAGCATCCGAGGCAACAACACGATTTTTGGAAGAGAAGATCCACTGGTGGTACTCGACAACTTTCCCTACATAGGGGATATCAGCCTGATTAATCCTAATGATGTGGAAAGTATTACCGTGCTCAAAGATGCGGCCGCGGCCTCGATCTGGGGAGCGCAATCGTCCAACGGCGTCATTGTAATCACGACCAAAAAAGGGAAATTCAATAAGCCCGTTCAGGTTTCCTTCAATTCCAATGTGACGGTAGGCCAGAAGCCCGATCTTTCTTATTTTCCTGCGATCGCAACTGCCGACTATATTGACATGGAGAAAGCCCTCTTTGAGAGGGGGTACTATAAAACCTTCGAGGACAGTGAAGAAAAGACAGCCCTGACACCGGTGGTAGAGCTTTTAATAGCGCAGCGGGACGGGAAGATTTCCCAATCCCAGCTCCAAACACAGATAGACGGGCTCAAAAATCAGGACCTGAGAGAAGATGTAGGCAAATATTTGTACCGAAACCAGCTCAATCAGCAGTATGCAATTAACGTCCGTGGCGGAGGCATTACCAACAAATACTTCATTTCAGCGGGTTACGATCGGAACATGGCTGCTGCCGTAGGCAATGCCAGTAGCAGGACTACGGTCAATGCCAGCAACACGTTGAGCCTGCTCGGCCAAAAGCTCGATGTGACGACAGCAATCTATTATGCCGCTTCCAAAAATGAGCTCAATGCACTCTCCATGCAAAATCTCAATATTGCCAATGGCAAACCCCTGCCTCCTTATGTGCGTCTGGTCGATCAAGGGGCCAAGCCGGTTTTTATTCCGCATAGCTACCGGGGCAGTTTTATTGAGGATGCCCAGCAGGCCGGCCTGCTCGACTGGCGGTATAATCCTTTGCAGGAAATCCAGATAGGGGATCACACCGCCTCAATGGCCGACTATCGTCTGAACTTGAATGCGACTTACGCGGTGCTGCCAGCCCTTTCGGTGCAAATGCTTTATCAATACAATAAAATTGACAACCAACAGCGAAACCGAAAAAGCATCGATAGCTGGTACACCAGGGATTTGATCAACCGTTTCACCTCTGTTGGTCAGGACGGAAGTCTTCAACGCGCCGTGCCCATCGGGGACATTTTGGATATGCAGCAGCTGGCTACCACCAGCCACTCGCTGCGCGCCCAGCTTAACTATCATCAAGATTGGCAGAAGAGCGGCAGCCTGACCGCATTGGCAGGCGCTGAGGTCCGTGGACTGAATACAGAAGGTACCGGAAGGGGGTACTATGGCTTTGACAATGAGATGGCCACCAGTGTTGCAGTGGACTACCTGTCCTATTTTAGTTCCTATGTCAACCCGGCCTCCACGCTGAATCAGATCCCTAACTATGATGGGATTACATCCCTGACTGACCGCTACATTTCCTATTATGGCAATGCTGCCTATACCTACGGCGGCCTTTATACACTCTCAGCCAGCGCCAGGTTAGACCAATCCAATCTTTTCGGCGTGAAAGCAAACCAGAAGGGGGTTCCGCTTTATTCGGCAGGTCTGAGCTGGAAGCTGAGCAGTGAGCCCTTCTACAAGCTCAGGTGGATGCCCTATCTGAACCTGCGGGCCACATTTGGCTACAATGGTAATATTGACAAGACGCTTTCAGCCTACACAACTGCCATGTTTTCGGCTGCCGCTGCCCCATACGGACTCCCCTACGCTAGGGTAGTCAACCCCCCAAACCCGCAGCTGCGTTGGGAGCGCACCAAAATGATCAATCTGGGCGCTGATCTAAAAACCAAGAACAATCGGCTGAGCGCCAGTCTGGAGTATTACTTTAAAAAAGGTATCGATTTGATCGGGGAGGCCCCCTTTGCGCCGCAGACTGGCATCACCACCTTTAAGGGAAATACGGCCAACACCAAAGGCCATGGTTTTGATATCACCATCACCAGCGAAAATGTAAGGGGCGCTCTGGGTTGGCAGACCACGCTGCTGGCCAGTTATGCTGCCGATCAGGTAAGTAAGTATCTGATCAAGCCCGTCAGTTCAGCCGCGTATCTGAGCGCAGACGTTATGGTTCCCACAGAAGGCAGGCCCTTGTATGCCATGTACAGCTACCAGTGGGCTGGCCTGGATGCGGCATCCGGGGATCCGCAGGGGTATTTGAATGGTGAGATCAGTAAGGATTATAGTGCACTCAGAACATCGACCGGTATTGATGAGCTGATCTACCACGGCTCGCTGCGGCCGCGGCTTTTTGGGGCGCTCCGCAACACCTTTTCTTTCCGTGGCCTATCACTTTCAGCCAACATCAGCTACCGGCTTGGGTATTACATCAGAGCGCCATCGGTCAGTTATGGCAGCCTGCTACAGGGGAACGGGGGGCACTCAGATTATTACCGTCGCTGGCAGCAGCCTGGCGATGAGCTGACCACCCATGTGCCTTCGATGCCTCCGGTGAGCAGCTCAGCCCGGGACGAATTTTACACCCATTCATCTGTTTTGGTTCACAGAGGGGACCACGTGCGGCTCCAAGACATCAATTTAAGTTATACGCTATCCAAAAGCCATGCGCGCTGGATGCCCTTTCAGACTGTCCAGATTTATTTGTTTGCCAGCAACCTCGGTATAATCTACAAGCGGGCCAAATCCAATCTGGATCCAGATTATTTGTCGTCCCCTCCACCCTCCAAGAGTCTCGCTGCGGGATTAAAGATTGATTTTTAA
- a CDS encoding helix-turn-helix domain-containing protein: MSAKLNEVDEKLKESIAKRITQLRVASGKRQSQFALENLELEKQVLQRLEAGRGASIYTINKFCKSIGISLSEFFNSEHFS, from the coding sequence ATGAGTGCAAAATTGAATGAAGTTGATGAGAAATTAAAGGAAAGCATTGCCAAAAGGATAACTCAACTAAGAGTTGCTTCTGGCAAAAGGCAGTCGCAGTTTGCCTTAGAAAATTTGGAATTAGAGAAACAAGTCCTACAACGACTTGAAGCTGGAAGGGGTGCTTCAATTTATACTATAAACAAATTTTGCAAATCAATTGGTATTAGTCTGAGTGAATTTTTCAATTCTGAACATTTTAGTTGA